GCAGTACTACAATTATGGAACAACAAAAGGGGTGATGACTCCACAAAGTCTTTGCCATCATTTTGGAAGACGCAGATGTGCAGAAATCatatatccattttattatgataatTTCTCAACCCTAGAAAGGAATAATAACCCGGCTGAAGACGCAAATGAACACCAGGAGGGTATCTCGCATAAGCACGATTCTTTGAGGACACGTGGAAAGGAGCAAGTGGGGGTAAACGAAGCAAAGAACGCGGACGAAGCAAAGAATGCGGACGAAGCAAAGAACACGGACGAAGCAAAGAATGCAGACGAAGCAAAGAACGCGGACGAAGCAAAGAACGCTGACGAAGCAAAGAAGACAGACGAAGCAAACAATACGGATAAAGCAATAAATGGAACTGTGCAGGAAAGTCACAACGAGCTAATCTCGACAGATGATTTATTCCAAGAATTTGGATACAAATATGAAAAGCACGAACCAACCATGTTTGGCGATTGGGCCCATAATTGCAGAGTCACAGATTTTTAGGCACACGCATCCCTACTGTGATTGGCCTAGTATGTACCCGCATAATATGTGCACCCCCCCCTCATTTACGGGCTTTTACCACTGTCCAAATTTGCAAGGTTCGAATGGTTGAAGGGGAATGTGCTGAAATTTAGCCCACCAAACGTATTAACACTTCAAATTAGCAGAGCTTCTTAGGTTGATGGGATTTTTCGagttcccccattttttgtagtGTGACTCTTTCAAAAGtaggacgaaaaaaaaaagaggggaaattttttaaaaccgtGAATTATGACACCTTTGGGGGGAGTCCTTTTTTGGTGAAGAAACAAGCGAAAGGGATGGCGAGAGGGTGGAAGTACTACTGGGCGCCGAGTTGACGGGCACCCCCCGGACAGGTAGGATGGAAAGCATGTACGTGGGGATACACAAATACGCAAAGAAGTAAACACAGACATGCGCAGAGACGTACACCGAGATGTACACCGAGACGTACACCGAGACGTACACCGAGACGTACACCGAAACATACACAGAGGCACAGACAGACagacaaacaaacaaagggCAAAGCCAAGCCGAAGGAAACTACGGCTCGCCGAAAAAGTCGGAGGAAAGCAGCTTCTCAATTCTGTTGAGGACAGAATTACACTTGTGCTCAAAAGCctcccccaaaaaattgtcaaagtcttttattttattttgaatttcattttccatGTAGGAGATCTGCAAATTTGTGTTGACGAAATTGTCGTTCATGGTTAGCCGTTTAATATAATTCGAATTGACGTTCAaattgaaattattttccatgGCGAATTTATCCATGTCGGAAATTTTGTTTGATTTATTGGACATCCCTAAATCAAAATTGTTAGAAGTATTTATACCCGAGTGGTGCATAATATTATGAGAACTGCTCATTAAAAGTTGCGAATTCGTAATGGATGTTGAGAAGTCCTTGCACATATCTTTGcagattttattttcctgaTCGAAGGAAAACTCCAGATCGCCAGCGTCCTtatgcccccctttttcgaaGTTTTCAAAAGTGTGCTCTAATTCGTTGAAGTGCATTTTACCGTCCACTTTTTGGTCAACATCTTCATTATGCGCGAGAGGTGCATGTGACATTCGAGACGCACGGGACAATTGGGGCACATTACCATTGCTGTCATCCGTGGAGAAATAATTCCTACTTTGTTCTTTCTTTAAATTGTGATTCTCGGATGCACGAATGATGTCATTTGGCTGTCtcttttcataattttccaAACCGTTTCGTGATTTCCCCATTTCGTTTACACCTTGGTCTTGTACATTTTTCACGCCCCACTTTGTTTTAATACCCTTTTGGAACGCTTGCAACAAATCGGCCTTCTGCTCATCATCGCGGACACACgtattgaatt
This genomic stretch from Plasmodium cynomolgi strain B DNA, chromosome 14, whole genome shotgun sequence harbors:
- a CDS encoding hypothetical protein (putative), whose amino-acid sequence is MTKLHPLTYLKGNKILFRTHKQYYNYGTTKGVMTPQSLCHHFGRRRCAEIIYPFYYDNFSTLERNNNPAEDANEHQEGISHKHDSLRTRGKEQVGVNEAKNADEAKNADEAKNTDEAKNADEAKNADEAKNADEAKKTDEANNTDKAINGTVQESHNELISTDDLFQEFGYKYEKHEPTIVTLSKVGRKKKEGKFFKTVNYDTFGGSPFLVKKQAKGMARGWKYYWAPS